The following coding sequences lie in one Bremerella alba genomic window:
- the yidD gene encoding membrane protein insertion efficiency factor YidD, producing MIFLRFLYDASQALLAELMIFAVRCYQYTLSPWVGQACRFQPTCSNYFIGAVRKHGPVSGALRGGWRILRCNPFCKSGFDPP from the coding sequence ATGATCTTTCTTCGGTTTCTCTACGATGCATCGCAGGCACTGCTGGCTGAACTGATGATCTTCGCCGTGCGATGCTATCAATACACGCTGAGCCCTTGGGTTGGGCAAGCTTGCCGCTTTCAGCCGACATGCAGCAATTACTTTATTGGAGCGGTGCGAAAGCATGGCCCTGTTTCGGGGGCCCTGCGTGGCGGGTGGCGGATCTTGCGCTGTAACCCGTTTTGTAAGAGCGGCTTTGATCCGCCGTAA
- the fliG gene encoding flagellar motor switch protein FliG, producing the protein MSKHVPNQHISNPSLRKAAIILMSLPEDEAASLMGKLAPKQVEAVCIEIAQLENLDGKEQETAILAFAEQNPNQLGGGGGGISLAKSLVTKALGKNASETLDNVRQSVESVPFGFLRKVDSQNLLTFIVDEHPQTIALILSHLPASYGAELISGLPAERQLSVIRRIANMGQTNPEVIREVERGLEDRMASVMSQSFENAGGVPSVAEILNVTDRSTGKALLENLSQEDPDLVEEIRRLMFVFDDIQKLMDKDIQAVLKNVETSQWAMALKGASQDLRDKVVGNMSKRAGEMLLEEMDFLGSVKLSEVEGVQQQIVDIVRRLEDAGEIQLAASDEEEMMIQ; encoded by the coding sequence ATGAGCAAACACGTCCCCAACCAGCACATCTCGAATCCTTCGCTCCGCAAGGCGGCGATTATTTTGATGTCGTTGCCTGAGGATGAAGCGGCTAGTTTGATGGGCAAGCTGGCACCTAAGCAGGTGGAAGCCGTCTGCATCGAGATCGCCCAGCTCGAAAATCTCGACGGAAAAGAACAAGAAACGGCCATTCTCGCTTTCGCCGAACAGAACCCCAATCAACTGGGCGGGGGCGGTGGTGGGATCAGCCTGGCCAAATCTCTGGTCACCAAGGCCCTGGGTAAAAACGCCTCGGAAACGCTCGACAACGTGCGTCAGTCGGTCGAGTCGGTTCCTTTCGGCTTCCTCCGCAAGGTCGATAGTCAAAACCTGCTGACATTTATAGTCGACGAGCACCCGCAGACAATCGCCCTGATCCTGTCGCACCTGCCGGCATCGTACGGGGCCGAGTTAATCTCAGGCCTGCCGGCGGAACGCCAACTGTCGGTCATCCGCCGTATCGCCAACATGGGGCAGACCAATCCCGAGGTGATCCGCGAAGTGGAACGAGGCCTGGAAGACCGGATGGCCAGCGTGATGAGCCAATCGTTTGAAAACGCCGGCGGCGTGCCAAGCGTGGCCGAGATTCTTAACGTAACCGATCGCAGCACCGGCAAGGCCTTGCTCGAGAATCTCTCGCAAGAAGATCCCGACCTGGTCGAAGAAATCCGCCGCTTGATGTTCGTCTTCGACGACATCCAAAAGCTGATGGACAAAGACATTCAAGCGGTGCTCAAGAACGTCGAAACCTCGCAGTGGGCCATGGCCCTCAAGGGTGCCAGCCAAGACCTACGCGACAAGGTCGTCGGCAATATGTCGAAACGAGCCGGCGAAATGCTGCTCGAAGAAATGGACTTCCTCGGTTCGGTCAAGCTCTCCGAAGTCGAAGGCGTGCAGCAGCAGATTGTCGACATTGTACGTCGCCTGGAAGACGCCGGCGAAATCCAACTAGCAGCCAGCGACGAAGAAGAAATGATGATCCAATAG
- a CDS encoding flagellar basal body P-ring protein FlgI: MITSGCTAPWTSGNGSSLSYLTPWSSDEKEEEPSHDWEKVRTVGDLTVPGGMNSAKIKGVTLITGLHGTGSDPPPSPARDLLLNEMRVLQVDHPQQWLASPHTALVMMEAIIPPGAREGDTIDVTVFAPPETDTVSLENGYSPSTRLSEMAFLGGRARKGNDIAMASGPIVLDSVIEGNNSKSNMRRGRILGGAVMKEERPLGLGMLEGEVSIAASAAVGAAINNRFHMYREGTKQGVATPMTDKFITLDVHPRYKESISRYMRVVRFIPLSRSTEFRRRYIAECETELLDEPTAQAGALKLEAIGKEAIPSLKKGLDSQNELVRFCSAETLAYLNDSSCVEPLTEAARTNNGFRYRAFQALGSFDDLDVIDSMEGLLHEESAETRYGAFDQLKKRSSQLPSIAGELMENHVHLHLVRSASSPMIHFRQKDRPEIVIFGSDVRLTGEVAFVGQNGLTIRSSGHRQVKITRFQPGGGEVEKECSSELKEVIKSLTEVECGYGEIIRNVFALRNEGFLTARVEVNAMPRPDRNYVRSEELMAKESVSEENFTDNFSQSSEPAKTEESSEVTTYAEGDDTLIPSFD, from the coding sequence GTGATCACTTCGGGGTGTACTGCTCCGTGGACTAGTGGCAATGGATCGTCGCTGAGCTATCTCACGCCATGGTCCAGTGACGAAAAGGAAGAAGAGCCTTCGCACGACTGGGAGAAAGTTCGTACGGTGGGCGACTTGACCGTGCCTGGCGGGATGAACAGTGCCAAAATCAAAGGGGTCACGCTTATCACAGGGCTTCATGGCACCGGTAGCGACCCTCCTCCCTCGCCTGCTCGCGACTTACTTCTCAACGAGATGCGTGTTCTGCAGGTCGATCACCCCCAGCAGTGGCTGGCTTCGCCTCATACGGCGCTGGTGATGATGGAAGCCATCATTCCTCCGGGGGCACGCGAAGGGGATACGATCGACGTCACCGTTTTTGCACCACCCGAAACCGATACCGTCAGCCTAGAGAATGGGTATTCGCCGTCGACTCGCCTGTCAGAAATGGCCTTCCTCGGCGGGCGAGCTCGTAAGGGGAACGATATTGCCATGGCCTCGGGGCCGATTGTTCTCGACAGTGTGATCGAGGGGAACAACAGCAAGTCCAACATGCGACGTGGTCGCATCCTGGGTGGGGCCGTGATGAAAGAAGAGCGTCCGCTCGGCTTGGGAATGCTCGAAGGAGAGGTTTCGATCGCCGCAAGTGCCGCTGTCGGTGCCGCAATCAATAACCGCTTCCACATGTACCGCGAGGGAACCAAGCAAGGGGTTGCCACGCCGATGACCGATAAGTTCATCACGTTGGATGTCCACCCACGCTACAAAGAGAGCATCTCGCGTTACATGCGCGTTGTTCGCTTTATTCCCCTCTCTCGATCGACCGAATTTCGCCGTCGATACATTGCTGAGTGTGAAACCGAATTGCTGGACGAGCCAACCGCTCAAGCAGGGGCGCTTAAGTTAGAAGCGATTGGCAAGGAAGCGATCCCATCGCTGAAAAAAGGCCTAGATTCGCAGAACGAACTGGTTCGCTTTTGTTCTGCCGAAACGCTGGCTTACCTGAACGACTCTTCATGCGTCGAGCCACTGACCGAAGCAGCCCGCACGAACAACGGTTTCCGTTATCGGGCGTTTCAGGCGCTCGGTTCCTTTGACGACCTGGACGTGATCGATAGCATGGAAGGTCTGCTGCACGAGGAAAGTGCTGAGACCCGCTATGGTGCGTTCGATCAGTTGAAGAAGCGATCGAGCCAACTGCCGTCCATTGCTGGCGAACTGATGGAAAATCATGTTCACTTGCATCTGGTTCGCTCGGCTTCGTCGCCGATGATCCACTTTCGACAGAAGGATCGGCCCGAGATTGTTATTTTCGGATCGGACGTACGTCTCACCGGCGAAGTGGCCTTCGTGGGGCAGAATGGTCTTACGATCCGCTCGTCAGGACATCGCCAAGTCAAGATCACGCGATTCCAGCCTGGCGGCGGCGAAGTGGAGAAAGAATGCTCTAGCGAGCTGAAAGAAGTCATTAAATCGCTTACCGAGGTGGAATGTGGCTACGGCGAAATCATCCGGAATGTCTTCGCCTTGCGAAACGAGGGTTTCCTGACCGCTCGCGTCGAAGTGAACGCAATGCCGCGTCCCGATCGCAATTATGTACGCTCGGAAGAGTTGATGGCCAAAGAGTCGGTATCGGAAGAAAATTTCACGGATAACTTCTCCCAGTCGTCAGAACCTGCCAAAACCGAAGAGTCTTCCGAGGTAACCACCTACGCGGAAGGGGATGACACCTTGATCCCGTCGTTCGATTAG
- a CDS encoding chemotaxis protein CheX: protein MQVEYINPFIRSTIVTFDTMLGCTIKRDKLCMADQVGDKYEISGVIGLSGRTQGSVVVSLSREVAIQGAAAMLMMDPKEFDDLNEDVIDAVGEIANMVAGSAKAELEELNLSISLPNVVLGHPPDIRFPSQVKPIAVTFACPWGPMALKVGFTPVHAMV from the coding sequence ATGCAGGTCGAATACATCAACCCGTTCATCCGCTCTACGATTGTCACCTTCGACACCATGTTGGGCTGTACCATCAAGCGTGACAAATTGTGCATGGCCGACCAGGTCGGCGACAAGTATGAAATCAGCGGCGTGATTGGGCTTTCGGGGCGTACCCAGGGCTCGGTTGTGGTAAGCCTTTCGCGAGAAGTCGCGATCCAAGGTGCCGCCGCCATGCTGATGATGGACCCCAAAGAGTTCGACGATCTGAACGAAGACGTTATTGATGCCGTCGGCGAAATTGCGAACATGGTCGCTGGCTCGGCCAAAGCTGAACTTGAAGAACTAAACCTCTCGATCAGCCTACCCAACGTAGTCTTGGGTCACCCTCCGGACATTCGCTTTCCTTCGCAAGTGAAGCCAATTGCCGTGACGTTTGCCTGCCCTTGGGGACCGATGGCCCTAAAAGTTGGCTTCACTCCCGTGCACGCAATGGTCTAA
- a CDS encoding DnaJ C-terminal domain-containing protein: protein MADDYYQILGISRSATQEEIRKAYKKLAQKYHPDLNPDDKAARSKFTEIQNAYDVIGDAEKRKKYDQFGSNYENMGAGPGPGGGGPGGFNQWRSAGGAPGGGAQYEFDLGDIFGGGAGGAGPDLSDIFGGLGGGGGRRRHVQPVRGNDLQHDVTVPFKQAMEGGEINLNVRRPNGEMERLTAKIPPGIEDGKKIRLRGQGDPSPNGGPSGDLLIRIRVESHKYFKRNGKDLEVTVPVSLAEALLGGSVDVPTPGGTVTMKIPAGSSSGKRLRVRGQGVPATTGEAGDLYVVLQIALPEEPTEELKQAVEQFAEDHAEDPRKDLRW, encoded by the coding sequence ATGGCTGACGATTACTATCAAATTCTGGGAATTTCGAGATCCGCGACGCAAGAAGAGATCCGCAAGGCCTACAAGAAGTTGGCCCAGAAGTACCACCCGGACCTCAATCCCGACGACAAAGCGGCGCGCAGTAAGTTTACCGAGATTCAAAACGCGTACGACGTGATTGGCGACGCCGAAAAACGTAAGAAATACGACCAGTTCGGCAGCAACTACGAAAACATGGGAGCCGGCCCCGGTCCTGGTGGGGGTGGTCCTGGTGGGTTTAACCAATGGCGATCGGCCGGCGGTGCCCCCGGTGGCGGCGCTCAGTACGAGTTCGACCTGGGCGATATCTTTGGCGGCGGTGCGGGTGGTGCTGGCCCTGATCTGTCCGACATTTTCGGCGGTTTAGGGGGCGGCGGTGGGCGTCGGCGGCATGTCCAGCCGGTCCGCGGCAACGATTTGCAGCACGACGTGACGGTCCCTTTCAAGCAAGCCATGGAAGGGGGCGAGATCAACCTGAATGTCCGCCGACCCAATGGCGAGATGGAACGATTGACCGCCAAAATTCCCCCGGGAATCGAAGACGGCAAGAAGATCCGGCTCCGCGGCCAAGGCGATCCGAGCCCCAACGGCGGTCCTTCTGGCGACTTGCTGATTCGTATCCGTGTCGAGTCTCACAAGTATTTCAAACGCAATGGAAAAGATCTGGAAGTGACTGTTCCCGTGTCGCTGGCCGAGGCCCTGTTGGGTGGTTCGGTCGATGTTCCGACGCCTGGGGGCACCGTCACCATGAAGATCCCGGCCGGTAGTTCCAGCGGAAAACGGCTTCGCGTTCGCGGCCAAGGCGTGCCGGCAACCACCGGCGAGGCGGGCGATTTGTACGTTGTTCTGCAGATCGCTCTGCCAGAAGAACCGACCGAAGAGCTAAAGCAGGCCGTCGAGCAGTTTGCCGAAGACCACGCGGAAGATCCCCGTAAAGACCTTCGCTGGTAG
- a CDS encoding 6-pyruvoyl trahydropterin synthase family protein yields MPVRHWVKLTKDHLVFSAGHFITFGGNICERVHGHNYRVEVELHGPLDENHYVVDFIALRDSLQEIVTGLDHRMLLPTKHPAIHVVRDAKEVTATFEDRRWVFPQEECILLDIPNTTTELLAQWIGQQLLNALEAKLQWKPEVLRVGVDENYGQWGYCEFS; encoded by the coding sequence ATGCCCGTTCGTCATTGGGTCAAGCTAACCAAAGATCACCTGGTGTTCAGTGCCGGGCACTTCATCACCTTCGGCGGAAACATCTGCGAGCGAGTTCACGGGCACAATTACCGCGTCGAGGTCGAACTGCACGGCCCCCTCGACGAGAATCACTACGTCGTCGACTTCATCGCTTTACGCGACTCCCTGCAAGAGATCGTTACCGGTCTCGATCACCGAATGCTCCTTCCGACCAAGCATCCTGCAATCCACGTCGTTCGTGATGCGAAGGAAGTCACGGCCACGTTCGAGGACCGTCGGTGGGTCTTCCCCCAAGAGGAATGTATTCTGCTGGACATTCCCAACACGACGACCGAACTGTTAGCCCAGTGGATTGGCCAACAACTGCTCAACGCCCTCGAAGCAAAACTTCAGTGGAAACCTGAAGTCCTGCGTGTCGGTGTTGACGAAAATTACGGTCAGTGGGGTTACTGCGAATTCTCGTAA
- the rnpA gene encoding ribonuclease P protein component, translating into MTEKSHRFPPQLRLKTPADFDAVFTRRASAGNGWLVVYAARNSLGVCRVGLVVSKKKIGNAVQRNRWKRRLREAFRLSREKLPSGFDFVVLPQSKRHPSFEELENGLVQLAHRAARKWKRNHGEKSPPPEGKPRG; encoded by the coding sequence GTGACGGAGAAGTCTCATCGGTTTCCGCCGCAGCTACGTCTCAAGACGCCTGCGGATTTCGACGCCGTCTTCACACGCCGAGCATCCGCCGGCAACGGCTGGCTGGTCGTGTATGCCGCTAGAAATTCGTTGGGCGTTTGCCGGGTCGGGCTGGTCGTCTCGAAAAAGAAGATCGGCAACGCCGTGCAGCGCAATCGGTGGAAGCGGCGTCTCCGCGAGGCGTTTCGACTTAGCCGCGAGAAACTGCCCAGCGGATTCGATTTTGTGGTGCTGCCGCAGTCGAAGCGGCACCCGAGCTTCGAAGAACTTGAAAACGGGCTGGTACAACTAGCCCATCGTGCTGCCAGGAAGTGGAAACGAAATCACGGCGAAAAGTCCCCGCCGCCGGAAGGAAAGCCGCGCGGATGA
- a CDS encoding 3-ketoacyl-ACP reductase, with translation MSKRVAIVTGSSRGIGRAIAEQLAADGYCVTVNYNSSPAAANEVVAGIEKAGGEAIAVQANVASEQGRTQLIRETLARWNRLDVLVNNAGITSPGRLDILEATSENWDLVLGTNLKGPFFLTQDTAKEMLTQIESGQIPCGKIINLSSLSSYASSPNRADYCVAKAGLAMMTQLFADRLGNENIQVFEVCPGVIATDMTGPVKEKYDKQIAEGLTPIKRWGQSEDVAKAVSAICADYFPFSTGQRINVDGGFHLRRL, from the coding sequence ATGTCGAAACGTGTTGCGATAGTGACTGGCAGTTCCCGAGGTATTGGCCGGGCCATTGCCGAGCAGCTGGCCGCCGATGGTTATTGTGTCACGGTGAATTACAACTCGAGCCCCGCTGCCGCCAATGAAGTCGTCGCTGGCATCGAAAAGGCCGGGGGCGAAGCGATCGCTGTTCAAGCCAACGTGGCATCAGAGCAAGGACGAACGCAACTCATTCGCGAAACACTGGCCCGTTGGAACCGCCTGGACGTGCTGGTTAACAATGCTGGCATTACGTCGCCAGGCCGGCTCGATATCTTGGAAGCCACCTCCGAAAACTGGGATTTGGTCCTGGGCACCAACTTGAAGGGCCCTTTTTTCCTGACGCAAGACACCGCCAAAGAGATGCTCACGCAAATCGAAAGCGGCCAAATCCCCTGCGGCAAGATCATTAACCTGTCGTCTCTTTCCTCGTATGCCAGTTCCCCCAATCGAGCCGACTACTGCGTTGCCAAAGCAGGGCTAGCGATGATGACGCAGCTTTTCGCCGATCGCCTGGGTAACGAAAACATCCAGGTCTTCGAGGTCTGTCCCGGCGTTATCGCCACGGATATGACAGGCCCAGTGAAAGAAAAATACGATAAGCAGATCGCCGAAGGCCTGACCCCAATTAAGCGTTGGGGTCAATCAGAAGACGTCGCCAAGGCCGTCTCGGCCATCTGCGCCGACTACTTCCCCTTCAGTACCGGCCAACGCATCAATGTCGATGGCGGCTTCCACCTACGACGGCTGTAA
- a CDS encoding triphosphoribosyl-dephospho-CoA synthase, which produces MSGTAALSLGQMASLACTLEVCAPKPGNVHRGADFEDVTLQDFLASAISISTVFDQAHTLPLGQIILKSVEATSRVTQTNTNLGMILLLAPLAMGNDAEALQQEAVDAIVNSTAQDAADIYQAIAMAKPGGMQASTEHDIAGSAPPHILEAMKLAADRDTIARQYTTGFEDLFAKVVPLLTDESRLAMPLSHRIVHAHISLMAQMPDTLIARKNGDEMAQQSAVMAQRVIDAGPPMQEDYMQQLANLDFWLRCDGHKRNPGTTADMIAAGLLVCLRQKKLVAPFV; this is translated from the coding sequence ATGAGCGGGACGGCAGCCCTTTCCCTCGGTCAAATGGCATCGCTGGCCTGCACGCTGGAAGTATGTGCCCCCAAGCCTGGCAACGTACATCGCGGCGCCGACTTTGAAGACGTCACGCTGCAAGACTTTTTGGCCAGCGCCATCTCCATCAGTACAGTCTTCGATCAGGCCCACACGCTTCCACTCGGGCAGATCATCCTGAAAAGTGTCGAAGCGACCTCGCGTGTCACGCAGACCAACACCAACCTGGGGATGATCCTGCTGCTTGCTCCGCTGGCGATGGGCAACGATGCGGAAGCCCTGCAGCAGGAAGCGGTCGACGCGATCGTGAACTCTACGGCGCAAGATGCCGCCGACATTTACCAAGCCATTGCGATGGCCAAGCCAGGCGGCATGCAAGCTTCTACCGAGCACGACATCGCTGGCAGCGCTCCGCCGCACATCCTGGAAGCAATGAAACTGGCAGCCGATCGCGACACAATTGCCCGGCAATATACGACCGGCTTTGAGGACTTGTTTGCCAAGGTCGTGCCGCTGCTGACTGATGAGAGTCGGCTGGCAATGCCGCTGAGCCATCGGATTGTCCATGCTCATATCTCGCTGATGGCCCAGATGCCTGATACACTGATTGCCCGGAAAAATGGGGACGAAATGGCCCAACAAAGTGCCGTGATGGCACAGCGGGTCATCGACGCAGGCCCACCTATGCAAGAAGATTACATGCAGCAGTTGGCCAATCTAGATTTCTGGTTGCGCTGCGACGGCCACAAGCGAAACCCAGGCACAACGGCCGATATGATTGCCGCCGGACTGCTAGTTTGCTTGCGACAGAAAAAGCTGGTCGCCCCGTTTGTTTAA
- a CDS encoding alpha/beta fold hydrolase yields MSSSADWRKLYPFSSHFLTLPEARLHYVDEGSGEPVLMVHGNPTWSFYWRNIITQFRDTHRMVAADHIGCGLSDKPQQYNYCLQQHIDNIVQLIDELDLQDINLLVHDWGGAVGLGAALARPERFARLVLFNTAAFPPPYCPLRIRACRIPMLGPWMVRSFNAFARPALTMATEKPERFTPDVCAGYLAPYDNYANRIATARFVQDIPLSQSHPTYAVLKQIEQQLPTLSHLPIQLIWGGKDWCFRLECLERFQTIWPAARATIFNDAGHYVVEDASERIEPILRDFLQPEPLSRKTEALP; encoded by the coding sequence ATGTCATCGTCGGCTGACTGGCGCAAGTTGTACCCGTTTTCGTCGCATTTCCTGACGCTTCCCGAAGCGCGGCTGCATTATGTCGACGAAGGTTCTGGCGAGCCGGTTCTAATGGTCCACGGCAACCCGACCTGGTCGTTCTATTGGCGAAACATCATCACGCAGTTTCGCGATACGCATCGCATGGTGGCTGCCGACCATATCGGCTGCGGGCTGAGCGACAAACCGCAGCAATATAACTATTGCCTGCAGCAGCACATCGATAACATCGTCCAACTGATCGATGAACTGGACCTGCAAGACATCAATCTTTTGGTCCACGATTGGGGCGGAGCCGTTGGTTTGGGTGCGGCTCTTGCTCGGCCAGAGCGGTTTGCCCGGCTGGTGCTGTTCAACACGGCCGCCTTTCCGCCTCCTTATTGTCCCCTGCGAATCCGAGCTTGCCGCATTCCTATGCTTGGCCCTTGGATGGTCCGCTCGTTCAACGCGTTTGCCCGCCCGGCGCTGACCATGGCGACCGAAAAGCCAGAGCGTTTCACCCCAGACGTATGTGCCGGCTACCTGGCCCCGTACGACAACTACGCCAACCGCATCGCGACGGCTCGCTTCGTACAGGATATTCCCCTTTCCCAAAGCCACCCGACTTACGCGGTGCTCAAGCAAATCGAACAGCAACTGCCGACCCTATCGCATCTGCCCATCCAATTGATCTGGGGCGGAAAAGACTGGTGTTTTCGGCTGGAATGCTTAGAGCGTTTTCAAACGATTTGGCCTGCTGCCCGGGCCACCATCTTCAACGACGCCGGGCACTACGTCGTCGAAGACGCCAGCGAGCGGATCGAGCCGATCTTGCGAGACTTTCTGCAACCAGAGCCCCTTTCCCGGAAAACCGAGGCCCTGCCATGA